A stretch of Melopsittacus undulatus isolate bMelUnd1 chromosome 26, bMelUnd1.mat.Z, whole genome shotgun sequence DNA encodes these proteins:
- the LOC117437715 gene encoding nascent polypeptide-associated complex subunit alpha, muscle-specific form-like isoform X17 yields the protein MDPKATMGAPIEAYGDATTPIAPNGTPRGSDDVIESTHSDVIMGVTQPSGVTMDHRDPIGAPIEAYGDATTPIAPNGTPQGGDDVIVGTHSDVIMGGTHPSGVTIDPKVTMGAPIEAYGDATTPIAPNGTPQGGDDVMGVTHSDVIMKGTDSCGVTMDHRDPIGAPIEAYGDATTPIAPNGTPQGDYDVMGVTHSDVIMGVTHSSGVTRDHRDPMGAPIEAYGDATTPIAPNGTPQGVYDVIGVTHSDVIMGVTDQPGVTQSHRDPMGVPIEAYGDATTPIAPNGTPRGGDDVIVGTHSDVIMGVTQPTGVTQSHRDPMGAPIEAYGDATTPIAPNGTPQGDYDVMGVTHSDVIMGGTHTSGVTESNRDPMGAPIEAYGDATTPIAPNGTPHGGDDVMGVTHSDVIMSGTHPSGVTMDHRDPMGAPIEAYGDATTPIAPNGTPHGGYDVTPGTHSDVIMRGTDPCGVTMDHRDPMGAPIEAYGDATTPIAPNGTPQGGDDVMGVTHSDVIMGVTHPSKVTMDPKVTMGVPIEAYGDAITPMSPNGTPQGGYDVMGVTHSDVIMRGTHPSGVTTDHRDPMGAPIEAYGDATTPIAAYGTPQGGDDVMGVTHSDVIMGVTHPPDVTMDHRDPMGAPIEAYGDATTPIAPNGTPRGGDDVIGVTHSDVIMGGTHPSGVTQSHRVPMGAPTEAYGDATTPMAPNGTPQRGDDVMGVTHSDVIMGVTHPPDVTMDPKATMGAPIEAYGEATTPIAPNGTPHGGDDVMGVTHSDVIMGVTDQSGVTQSHKDPMDAPIEAYGEATTPIAPNGTPQGGYDVIGVTHSDVIMGGTHSSGVTQSHRDPMGAPIEAYGDATTPIAPNGTPQGGYDVMGVTHSDVIMGVTHPSEVTQSNRDPMGAPIEAYGAPPTPVGPTSKPRPRDDVTARPSHGCVVRVDDDPPPPPPPSHVFPVTLGPRGAAPPPLRPLPLLLLPLPLLLR from the exons ATGGACCCTAAAGCCACAATGG GTGCCCCCATTGAAGCCTATGGAGATGCCaccacccccatagcacccaatgggacACCCCGAGGAAGTGATGACGTCATAGAGAGCACCCATAGTGACGTCATTATGGGGGTGACCCAGCCATCCGGTGTCACCATGgaccatagggaccccattggtGCCCCCATTGAAGCCTATGGAGATGCCaccacccccatagcacccaatgggacACCCCAAGGTGGTGATGACGTCATAGTGGGCACCCATAGTGACGTCATAATGGGGGGGACCCACCCATCCGGGGTCACCATTGACCCTAAGGTCACAATGG GTGCCCCCATTGAAGCCTATGGAGATGCCaccacccccatagcacccaatgggacACCCCAGGGAGGTGATGACGTCATGGGTGTCACCCATAGTGACGTCATCATGAAGGGGACAGACTCATGTGGGGTCACCATGGACCATAGGGACCCTATAGGTGCCCCCATTGAAGCCTATGGAGATGCCACCACCCCTATAGCACCCAATGGGACACCCCAAGGTGATTATGACGTCATGGGTGTCACCCATAGTGACGTCATTATGGGGGTGACCCACTCATCCGGTGTCACCAGGGACCATAGGgaccctatgggtgcccccattGAAGCCTATGGAGATGCCaccacccccatagcacccaacGGGACACCCCAAGGAGTTTATGACGTCATCGGTGTCACCCATAGTGACGTCATTATGGGGGTGACTGACCAACCCGGGGTCACCCAAAGCCATAGGGACCCTATGGGTGTCCCCATTGAAGCCTATGGAGATGCCaccacccccatagcacccaatgggacACCCCGAGGTGGTGATGACGTCATAGTAGGCACCCATAGTGACGTCATTATGGGGGTGACCCAACCAACTGGGGTCACCCAAAGCCATAGGGACCCTATGGGAGCCCCCATTGAAGCCTATGGAGATGCCaccacccccatagcacccaatgggacACCCCAAGGTGATTATGACGTCATGGGTGTCACCCATAGTGACGTCATAATGGGGGGGACCCACACATCCGGGGTCACGGAAAGCAATAGGgaccctatgggtgcccccattGAAGCCTATGGAGATGCCaccacccccatagcacccaatgggacACCCCATGGAGGTGATGACGTCATGGGTGTCACCCATAGTGACGTCATTATGAGTGGGACCCACCCATCCGGGGTCACCATGGACCATAGGGACCCTATGGGCGCCCCCATTGAAGCCTATGGAGATGCCaccacccccatagcacccaatgggacACCCCATGGAG GTTATGACGTCACACCAGGCACCCATAGTGACGTCATCATGAGGGGGACAGACCCATGTGGGGTCACCATGGACCATAGGgaccctatgggtgcccccattGAAGCCTATGGAGATGCCaccacccccatagcacccaatgggacACCCCAGGGAGGTGATGACGTCATGGGAGTCACCCATAGTGACGTCATAATGGGGGTGACCCACCCATCTAAGGTCACCATGGACCCCAAAGTCACAATGGGTGTCCCCATTGAAGCCTATGGAGATGCCATCACCCCTATGTCACCCAATGGGACACCCCAAGGAGGTTATGACGTCATGGGTGTCACCCATAGTGACGTCATTATGAGGGGGACCCACCCATCCGGGGTCACCACGGACCATAGGgaccctatgggtgcccccattGAAGCCTATGGAGATGCCACCACCCCCATAGCAGCCTATGGGACACCCCAGGGAGGTGATGACGTCATGGGTGTCACCCATAGTGACGTCATTATGGGGGTGACCCACCCACCTGATGTCACCATGGACCATAGGgaccctatgggtgcccccattGAAGCCTATGGAGATGCCaccacccccatagcacccaatgggacACCCCGAGGTGGTGATGACGTCATTGGTGTCACCCATAGTGATGTCATAATGGGAGGGACCCACCCATCTGGGGTCACCCAAAGCCatagggtccctatgggtgcccccacTGAAGCCTATGGAGATGCCACAACCCCTATGGCACCCAATGGGACACCCCAAAGAGGTGATGACGTCATGGGAGTCACCCATAGTGACGTCATTATGGGGGTGACCCACCCACCTGATGTCACCATGGACCCCAAAGCAACAATGGGTGCCCCCATTGAAGCCTATGGTGAAGCCACCActcccatagcacccaatgggacACCCCATGGAGGTGATGACGTCATGGGAGTCACCCATAGTGACGTCATTATGGGGGTGACTGACCAATCCGGGGTCACCCAAAGCCATAAGGACCCTATGGATGCCCCCATTGAAGCCTATGGAGAAGCCACCACCCCTATAGCACCCAATGGGACACCCCAGGGAGGTTATGACGTCATTGGTGTCACCCATAGTGACGTCATTATGGGGGGGACCCACTCATCCGGTGTCACCCAAAGCCATAGGgaccctatgg GTGCCCCCATTGAAGCCTATGGAGATGCCaccacccccatagcacccaatgggacACCCCAAGGAGGTTATGACGTCATGGGAGTCACCCATAGTGACGTCATAATGGGGGTGACCCACCCATCTGAGGTCACCCAAAGCAATAGGgaccctatgggtgcccccattGAAGCCTATGgagccccccccacccccgtgGGCCCCACCTCCAAGCCCCGCCCCCGTGATGACGTCACCGCTCGGCCCTCCCATGGGTGCGTGGTGAGGGTGGACGAcgaccccccccctccccctcccccctcccacgTGTTTCCGGTCACGTTGGGGCCACGTGGggctgcccctccccccctgaggcccctccccctcctgctgctgcccctccccctcctgctCCGCTGA
- the LOC117437715 gene encoding nascent polypeptide-associated complex subunit alpha, muscle-specific form-like isoform X2, which produces MGAPIEAYGDTTTPMAPNGTPQRGYDIIGVTHSDVIMGVTNPSGVTQSHRDPMGSPIEAYGDATTPIAPNGTPQGGDDVIAGTHSDVIMGVTHPPDVTMDPKATMGAPIEAYGDATTPIAPNGTPQGGDDVMGVTHSDVIMRGTDPCRVTMDHRDPMGAPIEAYGDATTPIAPNGTPQGGDDVMVGTHSDVIMGVTDQSGVTQSHRDPIGAPIEAYGDATTPIAPNGTPRGSDDVIESTHSDVIMGVTQPSGVTMDHRDPIGAPIEAYGDATTPIAPNGTPQGGDDVIVGTHSDVIMGGTHPSGVTMDHRDPIGAPIEAYGDATTPIAPNGTPQGDYDVMGVTHSDVIMGVTHSSGVTRDHRDPMGAPIEAYGDATTPIAPNGTPQGVYDVIGVTHSDVIMGVTDQPGVTQSHRDPMGVPIEAYGDATTPIAPNGTPRGGDDVIVGTHSDVIMGVTQPTGVTQSHRDPMGAPIEAYGDATTPIAPNGTPQGDYDVMGVTHSDVIMGGTHTSGVTESNRDPMGAPIEAYGDATTPIAPNGTPHGGDDVMGVTHSDVIMSGTHPSGVTMDHRDPMGAPIEAYGDATTPIAPNGTPHGGYDVTPGTHSDVIMRGTDPCGVTMDHRDPMGAPIEAYGDATTPIAPNGTPQGGDDVMGVTHSDVIMGVTHPSKVTMDPKVTMGVPIEAYGDAITPMSPNGTPQGGYDVMGVTHSDVIMRGTHPSGVTTDHRDPMGAPIEAYGDATTPIAAYGTPQGGDDVMGVTHSDVIMGVTHPPDVTMDHRDPMGAPIEAYGDATTPIAPNGTPRGGDDVIGVTHSDVIMGGTHPSGVTQSHRVPMGAPTEAYGDATTPMAPNGTPQRGDDVMGVTHSDVIMGVTHPPDVTMDPKATMGAPIEAYGEATTPIAPNGTPHGGDDVMGVTHSDVIMGVTDQSGVTQSHKDPMDAPIEAYGEATTPIAPNGTPQGGYDVIGVTHSDVIMGGTHSSGVTQSHRDPMGAPIEAYGDATTPIAPNGTPQGGYDVMGVTHSDVIMGVTHPSEVTQSNRDPMGAPIEAYGAPPTPVGPTSKPRPRDDVTARPSHGCVVRVDDDPPPPPPPSHVFPVTLGPRGAAPPPLRPLPLLLLPLPLLLR; this is translated from the exons ATGGGTGCCCCCATTGAAGCCTATGGAGACACCACCACCCCTATGGCTCCCAATGGGACACCCCAAAGAGGTTATGACATCATTGGTGTCACCCATAGTGACGTCATTATGGGGGTGACTAACCCATCCGGTGTCACCCAAAGCCATAGGGACCCTATGGGTTCCCCCATTGAAGCCTATGGAGATGCCaccacccccatagcacccaatgggacACCCCAAGGTGGTGATGACGTCATAGCGGGCACCCATAGTGACGTCATTATGGGGGTGACCCACCCACCTGATGTCACCATGGACCCTAAAGCCACAATGGGTGCCCCCATTGAAGCCTATGGAGATGCCaccacccccatagcacccaatgggacACCCCAAGGAGGTGATGACGTCATGGGTGTCACCCATAGTGACGTCATCATGAGGGGTACCGACCCATGTAGGGTCACCATGGACCATAGGgaccctatgggtgcccccattGAAGCCTATGGAGATGCCACCACCCCCATAGCGCCCAATGGGACACCCCAAGGAGGTGATGACGTCATGGTGGGCACCCATAGTGACGTCATTATGGGGGTCACTGACCAATCCGGGGTCACCCAAAGCCATAGGGACCCTATAGGTGCCCCCATTGAAGCCTATGGAGATGCCaccacccccatagcacccaatgggacACCCCGAGGAAGTGATGACGTCATAGAGAGCACCCATAGTGACGTCATTATGGGGGTGACCCAGCCATCCGGTGTCACCATGgaccatagggaccccattggtGCCCCCATTGAAGCCTATGGAGATGCCaccacccccatagcacccaatgggacACCCCAAGGTGGTGATGACGTCATAGTGGGCACCCATAGTGACGTCATAATGGGGGGGACCCACCCATCCGGG GTCACCATGGACCATAGGGACCCTATAGGTGCCCCCATTGAAGCCTATGGAGATGCCACCACCCCTATAGCACCCAATGGGACACCCCAAGGTGATTATGACGTCATGGGTGTCACCCATAGTGACGTCATTATGGGGGTGACCCACTCATCCGGTGTCACCAGGGACCATAGGgaccctatgggtgcccccattGAAGCCTATGGAGATGCCaccacccccatagcacccaacGGGACACCCCAAGGAGTTTATGACGTCATCGGTGTCACCCATAGTGACGTCATTATGGGGGTGACTGACCAACCCGGGGTCACCCAAAGCCATAGGGACCCTATGGGTGTCCCCATTGAAGCCTATGGAGATGCCaccacccccatagcacccaatgggacACCCCGAGGTGGTGATGACGTCATAGTAGGCACCCATAGTGACGTCATTATGGGGGTGACCCAACCAACTGGGGTCACCCAAAGCCATAGGGACCCTATGGGAGCCCCCATTGAAGCCTATGGAGATGCCaccacccccatagcacccaatgggacACCCCAAGGTGATTATGACGTCATGGGTGTCACCCATAGTGACGTCATAATGGGGGGGACCCACACATCCGGGGTCACGGAAAGCAATAGGgaccctatgggtgcccccattGAAGCCTATGGAGATGCCaccacccccatagcacccaatgggacACCCCATGGAGGTGATGACGTCATGGGTGTCACCCATAGTGACGTCATTATGAGTGGGACCCACCCATCCGGGGTCACCATGGACCATAGGGACCCTATGGGCGCCCCCATTGAAGCCTATGGAGATGCCaccacccccatagcacccaatgggacACCCCATGGAG GTTATGACGTCACACCAGGCACCCATAGTGACGTCATCATGAGGGGGACAGACCCATGTGGGGTCACCATGGACCATAGGgaccctatgggtgcccccattGAAGCCTATGGAGATGCCaccacccccatagcacccaatgggacACCCCAGGGAGGTGATGACGTCATGGGAGTCACCCATAGTGACGTCATAATGGGGGTGACCCACCCATCTAAGGTCACCATGGACCCCAAAGTCACAATGGGTGTCCCCATTGAAGCCTATGGAGATGCCATCACCCCTATGTCACCCAATGGGACACCCCAAGGAGGTTATGACGTCATGGGTGTCACCCATAGTGACGTCATTATGAGGGGGACCCACCCATCCGGGGTCACCACGGACCATAGGgaccctatgggtgcccccattGAAGCCTATGGAGATGCCACCACCCCCATAGCAGCCTATGGGACACCCCAGGGAGGTGATGACGTCATGGGTGTCACCCATAGTGACGTCATTATGGGGGTGACCCACCCACCTGATGTCACCATGGACCATAGGgaccctatgggtgcccccattGAAGCCTATGGAGATGCCaccacccccatagcacccaatgggacACCCCGAGGTGGTGATGACGTCATTGGTGTCACCCATAGTGATGTCATAATGGGAGGGACCCACCCATCTGGGGTCACCCAAAGCCatagggtccctatgggtgcccccacTGAAGCCTATGGAGATGCCACAACCCCTATGGCACCCAATGGGACACCCCAAAGAGGTGATGACGTCATGGGAGTCACCCATAGTGACGTCATTATGGGGGTGACCCACCCACCTGATGTCACCATGGACCCCAAAGCAACAATGGGTGCCCCCATTGAAGCCTATGGTGAAGCCACCActcccatagcacccaatgggacACCCCATGGAGGTGATGACGTCATGGGAGTCACCCATAGTGACGTCATTATGGGGGTGACTGACCAATCCGGGGTCACCCAAAGCCATAAGGACCCTATGGATGCCCCCATTGAAGCCTATGGAGAAGCCACCACCCCTATAGCACCCAATGGGACACCCCAGGGAGGTTATGACGTCATTGGTGTCACCCATAGTGACGTCATTATGGGGGGGACCCACTCATCCGGTGTCACCCAAAGCCATAGGgaccctatgg GTGCCCCCATTGAAGCCTATGGAGATGCCaccacccccatagcacccaatgggacACCCCAAGGAGGTTATGACGTCATGGGAGTCACCCATAGTGACGTCATAATGGGGGTGACCCACCCATCTGAGGTCACCCAAAGCAATAGGgaccctatgggtgcccccattGAAGCCTATGgagccccccccacccccgtgGGCCCCACCTCCAAGCCCCGCCCCCGTGATGACGTCACCGCTCGGCCCTCCCATGGGTGCGTGGTGAGGGTGGACGAcgaccccccccctccccctcccccctcccacgTGTTTCCGGTCACGTTGGGGCCACGTGGggctgcccctccccccctgaggcccctccccctcctgctgctgcccctccccctcctgctCCGCTGA
- the LOC117437715 gene encoding nascent polypeptide-associated complex subunit alpha, muscle-specific form-like isoform X9, protein MGAPIEAYGDTTTPMAPNGTPQRGYDIIGVTHSDVIMGVTNPSGVTQSHRDPMGSPIEAYGDATTPIAPNGTPQGGDDVIAGTHSDVIMGVTHPPDVTMDPKATMGAPIEAYGDATTPIAPNGTPQGGDDVMGVTHSDVIMRGTDPCRVTMDHRDPMGAPIEAYGDATTPIAPNGTPQGGDDVMVGTHSDVIMGVTDQSGVTMDHRDPIGAPIEAYGDATTPIAPNGTPQGGDDVMGVTHSDVIMKGTDSCGVTMDHRDPIGAPIEAYGDATTPIAPNGTPQGDYDVMGVTHSDVIMGVTHSSGVTRDHRDPMGAPIEAYGDATTPIAPNGTPQGVYDVIGVTHSDVIMGVTDQPGVTQSHRDPMGVPIEAYGDATTPIAPNGTPRGGDDVIVGTHSDVIMGVTQPTGVTQSHRDPMGAPIEAYGDATTPIAPNGTPQGDYDVMGVTHSDVIMGGTHTSGVTESNRDPMGAPIEAYGDATTPIAPNGTPHGGDDVMGVTHSDVIMSGTHPSGVTMDHRDPMGAPIEAYGDATTPIAPNGTPHGGYDVTPGTHSDVIMRGTDPCGVTMDHRDPMGAPIEAYGDATTPIAPNGTPQGGDDVMGVTHSDVIMGVTHPSKVTMDPKVTMGVPIEAYGDAITPMSPNGTPQGGYDVMGVTHSDVIMRGTHPSGVTTDHRDPMGAPIEAYGDATTPIAAYGTPQGGDDVMGVTHSDVIMGVTHPPDVTMDHRDPMGAPIEAYGDATTPIAPNGTPRGGDDVIGVTHSDVIMGGTHPSGVTQSHRVPMGAPTEAYGDATTPMAPNGTPQRGDDVMGVTHSDVIMGVTHPPDVTMDPKATMGAPIEAYGEATTPIAPNGTPHGGDDVMGVTHSDVIMGVTDQSGVTQSHKDPMDAPIEAYGEATTPIAPNGTPQGGYDVIGVTHSDVIMGGTHSSGVTQSHRDPMGAPIEAYGDATTPIAPNGTPQGGYDVMGVTHSDVIMGVTHPSEVTQSNRDPMGAPIEAYGAPPTPVGPTSKPRPRDDVTARPSHGCVVRVDDDPPPPPPPSHVFPVTLGPRGAAPPPLRPLPLLLLPLPLLLR, encoded by the exons ATGGGTGCCCCCATTGAAGCCTATGGAGACACCACCACCCCTATGGCTCCCAATGGGACACCCCAAAGAGGTTATGACATCATTGGTGTCACCCATAGTGACGTCATTATGGGGGTGACTAACCCATCCGGTGTCACCCAAAGCCATAGGGACCCTATGGGTTCCCCCATTGAAGCCTATGGAGATGCCaccacccccatagcacccaatgggacACCCCAAGGTGGTGATGACGTCATAGCGGGCACCCATAGTGACGTCATTATGGGGGTGACCCACCCACCTGATGTCACCATGGACCCTAAAGCCACAATGGGTGCCCCCATTGAAGCCTATGGAGATGCCaccacccccatagcacccaatgggacACCCCAAGGAGGTGATGACGTCATGGGTGTCACCCATAGTGACGTCATCATGAGGGGTACCGACCCATGTAGGGTCACCATGGACCATAGGgaccctatgggtgcccccattGAAGCCTATGGAGATGCCACCACCCCCATAGCGCCCAATGGGACACCCCAAGGAGGTGATGACGTCATGGTGGGCACCCATAGTGACGTCATTATGGGGGTCACTGACCAATCCGGGGTCACC ATGGACCATAGGGACCCTATAGGTGCCCCCATTGAAGCCTATGGAGATGCCaccacccccatagcacccaatgggacACCCCAGGGAGGTGATGACGTCATGGGTGTCACCCATAGTGACGTCATCATGAAGGGGACAGACTCATGTGGGGTCACCATGGACCATAGGGACCCTATAGGTGCCCCCATTGAAGCCTATGGAGATGCCACCACCCCTATAGCACCCAATGGGACACCCCAAGGTGATTATGACGTCATGGGTGTCACCCATAGTGACGTCATTATGGGGGTGACCCACTCATCCGGTGTCACCAGGGACCATAGGgaccctatgggtgcccccattGAAGCCTATGGAGATGCCaccacccccatagcacccaacGGGACACCCCAAGGAGTTTATGACGTCATCGGTGTCACCCATAGTGACGTCATTATGGGGGTGACTGACCAACCCGGGGTCACCCAAAGCCATAGGGACCCTATGGGTGTCCCCATTGAAGCCTATGGAGATGCCaccacccccatagcacccaatgggacACCCCGAGGTGGTGATGACGTCATAGTAGGCACCCATAGTGACGTCATTATGGGGGTGACCCAACCAACTGGGGTCACCCAAAGCCATAGGGACCCTATGGGAGCCCCCATTGAAGCCTATGGAGATGCCaccacccccatagcacccaatgggacACCCCAAGGTGATTATGACGTCATGGGTGTCACCCATAGTGACGTCATAATGGGGGGGACCCACACATCCGGGGTCACGGAAAGCAATAGGgaccctatgggtgcccccattGAAGCCTATGGAGATGCCaccacccccatagcacccaatgggacACCCCATGGAGGTGATGACGTCATGGGTGTCACCCATAGTGACGTCATTATGAGTGGGACCCACCCATCCGGGGTCACCATGGACCATAGGGACCCTATGGGCGCCCCCATTGAAGCCTATGGAGATGCCaccacccccatagcacccaatgggacACCCCATGGAG GTTATGACGTCACACCAGGCACCCATAGTGACGTCATCATGAGGGGGACAGACCCATGTGGGGTCACCATGGACCATAGGgaccctatgggtgcccccattGAAGCCTATGGAGATGCCaccacccccatagcacccaatgggacACCCCAGGGAGGTGATGACGTCATGGGAGTCACCCATAGTGACGTCATAATGGGGGTGACCCACCCATCTAAGGTCACCATGGACCCCAAAGTCACAATGGGTGTCCCCATTGAAGCCTATGGAGATGCCATCACCCCTATGTCACCCAATGGGACACCCCAAGGAGGTTATGACGTCATGGGTGTCACCCATAGTGACGTCATTATGAGGGGGACCCACCCATCCGGGGTCACCACGGACCATAGGgaccctatgggtgcccccattGAAGCCTATGGAGATGCCACCACCCCCATAGCAGCCTATGGGACACCCCAGGGAGGTGATGACGTCATGGGTGTCACCCATAGTGACGTCATTATGGGGGTGACCCACCCACCTGATGTCACCATGGACCATAGGgaccctatgggtgcccccattGAAGCCTATGGAGATGCCaccacccccatagcacccaatgggacACCCCGAGGTGGTGATGACGTCATTGGTGTCACCCATAGTGATGTCATAATGGGAGGGACCCACCCATCTGGGGTCACCCAAAGCCatagggtccctatgggtgcccccacTGAAGCCTATGGAGATGCCACAACCCCTATGGCACCCAATGGGACACCCCAAAGAGGTGATGACGTCATGGGAGTCACCCATAGTGACGTCATTATGGGGGTGACCCACCCACCTGATGTCACCATGGACCCCAAAGCAACAATGGGTGCCCCCATTGAAGCCTATGGTGAAGCCACCActcccatagcacccaatgggacACCCCATGGAGGTGATGACGTCATGGGAGTCACCCATAGTGACGTCATTATGGGGGTGACTGACCAATCCGGGGTCACCCAAAGCCATAAGGACCCTATGGATGCCCCCATTGAAGCCTATGGAGAAGCCACCACCCCTATAGCACCCAATGGGACACCCCAGGGAGGTTATGACGTCATTGGTGTCACCCATAGTGACGTCATTATGGGGGGGACCCACTCATCCGGTGTCACCCAAAGCCATAGGgaccctatgg GTGCCCCCATTGAAGCCTATGGAGATGCCaccacccccatagcacccaatgggacACCCCAAGGAGGTTATGACGTCATGGGAGTCACCCATAGTGACGTCATAATGGGGGTGACCCACCCATCTGAGGTCACCCAAAGCAATAGGgaccctatgggtgcccccattGAAGCCTATGgagccccccccacccccgtgGGCCCCACCTCCAAGCCCCGCCCCCGTGATGACGTCACCGCTCGGCCCTCCCATGGGTGCGTGGTGAGGGTGGACGAcgaccccccccctccccctcccccctcccacgTGTTTCCGGTCACGTTGGGGCCACGTGGggctgcccctccccccctgaggcccctccccctcctgctgctgcccctccccctcctgctCCGCTGA